The Vicinamibacterales bacterium genomic interval GCGATCCGGCGTCGGTGCGTTTCCTGGCGTCCGCGCACGCGAGCCTCGAAGAGCTGTTTCTCCTGAAGCGCATCGCGGTCGAGCTGAAGGGAGAAGCCGGCGCGGCCCACGTCACCGTGTCCTGGCGCCGCTCGGCCAAGTCGCAGCCCGCCGGCACGCAGTTCGTCATCCCGCCGACCGACGCCCCGAACGTGCTCGGTGCCCGCGATCTCGACCTGGCCGTGGGCGCCGGGCTGGACGGCTCCGCCGATCTCTCGGTGCTCCGCGCCGCCGCCGACGCCGGCGCCGTGGACGTCCTCTACGTGGTCGATCCCGGCCCGGGTGGCTCCCTGGGCGACACCGACTGGGTGGTCGACGCCCGGACGGCCGGCCGCATCAAGGCGCTCGTGTACCAGGGCGTGCTGGCCGGTCCTCTGGCCGCGGCGGCCGACGTGGTCCTGCCGGGCGCGGCCTGGGTCGAGAAGGACGGCTGCTTCACGAACGATCAGGGACGGCTCCAGGCCGCATCGAAAGCCCTTGTGACTCCTGGCGACGCGGTGGAAGACTGGCAGATCCTCACGAGCGTCGGTGCGGCTCTGGGCCTGCCCATGGCCTACGACACGGGCGCCGCCGTTCGCGAAGACCTGGCGCGCGCGCTGGCCCCTCAGCCTGAATACGCGGGTCTCGGCGAGCAGACGTTCAACCGACCGGTGAGCGCCGAGACGTGGCTCCAGGCGTCGAACCCGTCCGAGCGCTGGAAGTGGGAAGTGATGTACCGCGACCTGCCGCCGGTGAAGGGCCACAACGTCCAGATGGAACACGCGGCCAAGCCGTCGGCCATTCCGCTGCGCCTCGTGACCGAGGAGCTGGGCCGCGGATCCGACTAGGGTCCGGCCGTCCATCGATTCCGGCACGGCATGCGACGTCCCATCGTTCGCTGGTCGGTCTTCGTGACGTCCGTCGCGGTGGCGGCGGGCTGCTGCTACTGGGCGGTGCGCCTCGAGCAGCGGGCCGCGGAACAACGCCGCGTCCAGACGGCGGCGACGGCCGACGGGCGGGCCATCCAGGGCGCCCTCACCGACGCGCGGCGCGCCTTGAGCGCGATGGCCTCGCCGGGCCAGGCCGCCGTGAGCTGGAGCCGGCAGGCCACGACCTCGATCGAGGCCGTGCGCTCCCGGCTGGGCACGTTGTCGGGCGTCGAAGGCGCCGCCGCGCTGAAAGGCCTGTCGGAGCGCCTGGACCGCTTGACGGATGCCGAGACGCGGGTGCGCGACAACGCCGTCGGCGGGCGGCCGCTCATGGCGAGCGACGTCGCGTTCGGCGAGGCCCTGCCCCACGTCGATGCCATCGACTCGCAGGTGGCGGACACCGTCTCGGCCATCTCGAACGGGGCCGACCGCGCGGTGGCCGCAGCGCGTGACGGCCAGCTGGCGGCCCTCGCCGGCGCGCTGGCCGCCCTGGGGCTCGCGGCCCTGATCCTGGTGCCCGTACCCGGGCGGCGGGAGCCGTCCAGCACCGAGAGCGAGGCGCCGGCGACTGAGCCCGCCCGCGGCACCCTGGACCTGTCGCTCCGCCCCGCCGACGCCCCTCCCTCGAAAGCCATGCCGGCGCGCCCGGCGCCCGACCTCGCGCCGCTCGCGGCGCTCGCGGCGGTCTGCGATGGCCTTGCCGGCCTGGCACGCGGCGACGAGCTCCCGGCCATGCTCGACCAGGCTCGGACCGCGCTGGCCGCTCGCGGCCTGGCGGTGTGGCTGACCGACGGCGATCGCACCGCACTGCAGGTCGTGGCGTCCGCCGGCTACGACGTTCGCGTGGTCCGACGATTCCCGGCCGTGCTGGTGTCGGACAACAACCCGACGTCCAGGGCGTACGCCACCGGGGGTCCGGTGGTGACAGCGGCCGGGGCCGGCCAGCCGGCCGCGGTCACGGTGCCGATCAAGGGCGCGAGGGGCACGGCCGGCGTGCTGTCGGCCGAGTTGATCGATGGGCGGATCGGCGACGACGAGACGGTCGCCCGCGCGCGCATCGTCGCGGCGCAGCTGGCCGGGCTCGTCGAGCCCCTGCCTCGTCGCGAGCGACAGGACGCGCCGCCGGCCGAGCGCGCCGAGAACGCCTGACGGGCGCCCACGCCGCGGTCGGTCGTCCCCGGCACGTTCGCCGTTCGCGCGATCAGGCCGGCCGCCGGGACCGCCGTCTCTGTTCGCTCGCGGGCCGGTCGATCGTCGCCTTGAGCGTCACCGGCTTGCGATCCCGAATGATGTCCAGCGTGACCTCGCCGCTCTCCGGGGCGGCGGCGAGCGCGTCCATCAGGCCGCGGGCGTCCCTGACGGACGTGCCATTCACGGTGGTGATGACGTCGCCCGCCTTGACGCCGGCGCGCACCGCCGGGGAGTCGTCGGTGACGCTGGCGACCAGCACGCCGCCGCTCGTGGCGCCGAAGTAGTCGGCCAGCTGATCGCCGAGCGTCTCCACCTGCACGCCGAGCCGCGCTCGGCCGCCGAGCGCCGGCCGGCCGTCGAACCGGAAGTTGAAGGCGGGCCCGGCGAGCTCGGGAAGCTCGCGGAGGCGGGGCAGGCTGCGCTCGAGCTCTTCCCGGATCTGCGGGCCGAGCCGGGCGGTCCATCCGAACTCGGCGTTCTGGGGCGTGATGTCGAACGTCTGGCGGGCCGTCCCTCGCCGGACGGTCATCTGCACGGAGCGGCCTGACGGCGTCTCCTGGACGAGCCGCGAGAACTGGCGCGCGCTGCGCACCTGCTCGCCGTCGAACTCGAGGACCACGTCACCTTCCTTCACGCCGGCCCTGGCAGCGGCGCTGTCTTCCTGCACCTCGTCGACGCGCACGCCCCTGGCGCCTGCCTCGTCCGCGTCGCTGACCATCACGCCAAGCTGGCTTCCGCGGCCGTCGAGAGCGAAGACCTGCCGTTCGCCGTCGCCGGCGATGAAGACGCCGGTGCCGCGCCGGCCGTCGGGCTGATCGGTTCGCTCTCCGCGGGTACTCCACGTCTGCCCGTCACCAGTGCGCGCGGCGAGGCCTGCCACGGCGACAGCAACCGCTGTCGCGAGCAGGCCGGTGATGACGACCGTTCGATGCCTCTTCATGTCGGCTCTCCTCGATGACGCGGGGCCCTGGCGGCGCGCCGCCAGGGGTCCCGTGGTCCCTTCCATCAGACGCCGCGCCAGGAATGTTGGCCGGCGGGAGGCCGGGCAGAGCCGGCCGTATACTGGCGCTGCCGCCCATGGACCGAAAAGCCGAGATTCTCGAGCGCGCGGGACGCGAAGGGGTGAAGTTCCTGCGGTTGCAGTTCACCGACATCCTCGGCGTCGTGAAGAACGTGGAGGTGCCCGACCGGCAGTTCGCTGACGCGCTCGACGGTCAGGTGCTCTTCGACGGTTCGTCGATCGAGGGCTTCGTCCGCATCGAAGAGTCCGACATGTACCTGAAGCCGGACCTGGACACGTTCCAGGTCCTCCCGTGGCCGGACGCGAGCGGCGCCAAGGTGGGCAGCGTCACGTGCGATATCGCGAATCCGGACGGCTCGCCGTTCGAGGGATGCCCGCGCTCGGCCCTGAAGCGGGCGATCGCCCGCGCCAGGGTGATGGACTTCCGCATGGTCGCGGGCCCCGAGGCGGAGTTCTTCCTGTTCCAGCGCGCCGACAGCGGACCGACCACCGTCACCCACGACACGGCGGGGTACTTCGACCTGGCGCCGGTGGACAAGGGCGAGGACGTGCGGCGCGAGATCGTGCTGGCACTGGAGCAGATGGGATTCACCGTGGAAGCGGCCCATCACGAAGTGGCGCCGGGACAGCACGAAGTGGACTTCCGCTACGACGACGTGCTGCGCACGGCCGACAACATCAGCACCTTCCGCTTCATCGTGAAGAACGTCGCCCAGCGCAACGGCCTGCACGCCACCTTCATGCCGAAGCCGATCTTCGGCGTGAACGGATCGGGCATGCACACCCACCAGACGCTGCGGAAGGGCGAGGCCAACGCCTTCTTCGACCCTGATCGTGAGTGGCAGTTGAGCGCGGCCTGTCTCCACTACATCGGCGGCCTGCTGCGCCACGCGCGCGCCTACTGCGCGGTGACGAACCCGCTCGTCAACTCCTACAAGCGACTGGTGCCCGGGCACGAGGCGCCCACGGCCGTGGCGTGGTCCGAGCGCAACCGCAGCCCGCTCGTCCGTGTCCCGGCCGCCCGCGGCGATGCCACCCGCGTCGAGCTGCGCCTCCCCGACCCCTCCTGCAACCCCTACCTCGCCCTGACGCTCATGCTGCGGGCCGGCATCGACGGCATCGTGCACGAGATGGACCCGGGTCCGCCGGTCAACAAGAACATCTTCAAGATGAGCCACAGGGAGCGGCGGCACCTGCGCATCGACGACCTGCCGTCCACCCTGGCCGAAGCGCTCGACGAGCTGGAGAAGAGCGAGCTCGTCCGGGACGCACTTGGGGACCACATCTTCGCGCACTTCCTGGCCGCCAAGCGGGACGAGTGGGACGCGTACATCCGGCACGTCTCGCCTTGGGAACGGGATCGCTACCTGAGCGTCTACTGAACGGCGCCGGCGATGGACCCGGCCGAGCCTCGGCGACCCCGGTCGGTCCCCCGCGGAGGTCAGGCGTCCCTGCTCAAGGACGGCCAGATGCGACGGTCGAGGCGCCCTGCGTCGACTCACCCGTGAAGAAGCCCCGAGTTTCCGCGGAAATCCTTCGATCACGTCCCGATCGCCGGCCTCGGCACGTCTCTTGATTGTGAGTAGGATCGAGCGCGGCGGATCACCGGGGTGCGCTTCATCAGGCAGGCGCTGGCATCGCCGCATCCCGGCAGCACGTTCACGATCCGTTGCGCTCACCGACAACGCCCACAGGAGGGCCACCAATGCGCGTCCCGTTGAAGATCGTCTGGTCGGCCGCAGCGCTGCTCGTCGTCGTGATGCTCGCCGGGGCGTGCGCTTCCGTCCCGGGCCGTCCCGCCATTCAGCAGGTGCAGTCGCAGCCCGGGCGGTTCGTCGACCATTCGGTCACCTTGACCGGCACGGTCACGACGTCCTGGGGCGTGCCGCTCGTGGGCTTCAACGTCTACCGCATCGACGACGGCACCGGCGAAATCACGGTGGTCTCGACCGACAAGCGGGTTCCAGGCAGGGGAGCGCGCGTGGAGGTCCGCGGGAAGGTCCAGGACGTGGCCGTGCTCGGCGGACGCCCCCTGGGGCTCCATGTCAGGGAGCAGCGGATTCGCTATCGCTAGTTAAGTGACTGACCAAGAAAGACTTCGAAGGCCGTTGAACCGTAGCCGCAGCGCGGAGAAGGCTTTCGAATCGCGCCGGGTCGACGATGTCCCACGTCGGCCCGGCGCTTCTTCTTTGCCCGACCTTGTGAAATCAGGTACAATCGACCGCTCGTGGAGCAGCTCGAACACCCCTCACCGCTCGTCGATCTCGTGAATGCCCTGCTGGGGCCCGCGGGCATCCACGTGCCCGACTACCTGGTGTTCTGCGCCCTGATCGTCCTGTTCCTGGGCGCGATCGGGCTCATCGTGCGGTCCCGGCTCAGCGTCGAGAATCCCGGCAAGCTCCAGATCGTCCTCGAGGACGTCGTGGGGTTCCTCGTCGAGCAGCTCGAGAACCTCATGCCCCACAAGGGCAAGAAGTTCCTGCCGGTCGTCGGCACCGTGTTCCTCTTCATCCTCATCGGCAACCTGATGGGACAGATTCCCGGGCTGGGCGCGCCGACGAGCAACGTGAACGTGCCGTTCGCGCTGGCGCTGGTGGCCTGGCTCTACTACCACTTCGAGGGCGTCAAGGCGCAGGGCATCGTGAGCTACCTGCTCCACTTCGCGTTCCCTCCCGGCGTTCCCAAGGTGATGGCGCCGCTGATGCTGCCCATCGAGATCATCAGCCACCTGTCGCGCGTGATGTCGCTGACGCTGCGCCTCTTCGGCAACATCTTCGGCGAGCACCTCGTGGTGCTCATCATCGGCAGCATCGTGCCCTTCATCGCGCCACTGCCCATTCAGGCGCTCGGCCTCATCGTCGGTCCGCTGCAGGCGTTCATCTTCATGATCCTGACGGCGATCTACCTGTCCGCCGCGACCGCGGTGGACGAGCACCACTAGTGTTCCGGAACCGAAGTTCGGTGACACATGATCCGGGCGCGGCGCCGGGATCGCCAGGCGCGACGACCGAAAATACCTTGAGTATTTGAGGGAGGAGCAACGCCGCGAGGCGGGATGCCCCTCCCGGAGCATGTCAGCGAACTTCGGTTCCGGGACACTAGCTCCGCACCGGAAGCGGCCGGCGCCGCCACAGCGACGGGGCGAACCCCGGCCGAGACCGTCCTCCCGTCCATCCGCCTCCGACCTGCCGTTCGCGGTTCGATGAGCCCTGGGACCGCCGGCCCCGGGGAGGGGCGCGGGCGTCACCGCGGTGGGACTGGCGCACGCGACCGCGCGCCATGCCGCAACGACCTGGCTGGCGCTACGAGAGGATGCGGACGACGACCGCGGTCTGGTCGTCGTTCTGCTCGGCGTCGCCGCGAAACGTTTCCATCGACTCGAAGATCCGGTCCACGATCTCGGCCGCGGGGCGGTCGCGATGATCGCGCACGATCTCGGCAATCCGGGCAGAGCCGAACTCCGCGCCGTCGCCGTTGAACGTCTCGGAAATACCGTCGGAGAAGAACACGAAGACGTCACCGGCGTTGGCGGGCACGACGATCTCGTCGTAGGTGGTGGTGCCGAACGACCCCAGCGGCACGCCGGGCAGCGCCAGGTGCTCGCAGACGGCGCCGTCGGCCGAGCAGCGGATCGGAAACGGCAGGCCCGAGTTCGCCAGTGTCGCCGTGTGGTTGCGCAGGTCGAACTCGGTGTAGCAGAGCGTGCAGTAGTACTCCTCGAGCTGCCGTTCGTGCAGGATGCGGTTGATCGACGTCAGGGTCGGCCCCGGTCCCGTGCGGTTCGGCATCGCCCGGCGACGGTAGGTGCGGCCCCGCACGACCTCGCCGGCGAACACGCTGTACAGGGCCGCCGGCACGCCCTTGCCCGAGACATCGCCAACCGCGACGATGAGCTGGTTCGGTTCGGGCGACAGGAAATCGTACAGGTCGCCCCCCAGCTCCCGCGCGGGCTCGAACCGCCAGGCGACGTCGACCGACCGCAGGCGTTTCGGCAGCTCGCGCGGCAGCATCGCCATCTGGACGCGCTGTGCGAACCGGAGCTCCTTTTCGAGCCGTTCCTCGTTCTCGCTCAGCGCCTCCCACAGCCGCGCGTTCTCGATGGCGACCGCCGCTTCGGCGGCCAGCAGCTTCAGCACTTCGACGTGGCGCTTGGAGAAGGCATTCAGCTCGGGGCTCTCGAGATCGAACGCGCCGATGCACCGGTCCTTCACCAGGAGCGGTACGACGAGCTCGGACTTCGCGTCCGGGACGGCGTTGATGTAGCGCGGGTCCTTCGAGACGTCGGGGACGAGCACGATCTCCTTGTGCTGCACGGCGTACCCGAGCAGCCCCTCGCCGACGCGGACGGCGGACGTGTCCGCGCCCTCGCCGTAGTGGATGGCCACCTTGAACTCGATGAGCCCGGTCGCCTCGGTCAGGAGCGCGATCCCGAACGTGCGGTAGTCGATGACGCGCTTGACGAGGTGGGCGACCCTGGTGAGGAGCTCGTCCAGGTCGAGGATGGCGCTCATCTCGTGGCCGACTTCGGCCAGCATCTCCATCGTGTCGGCGTACTCGCGCTCCGACGCGAACAGGCGCGCGTTCACGATCGCCTGCGCCACGGGCGCGCCGAAGGCGCGGAGCATGGCCTCGTCGCTCTCGTCGAACGCGCCGAGCCGGCCGCTGAGCAGGTTCAGCGCGCCAATCGCCTTGCCCTTGTATCGAAGCGGCACGACCAGCGTCGACCGCACGTTGGGCACGATGGCCAGGTAGCGCGAATCCTCCGCGACGTCGTTCAGGAGGATGGAGCGCTGCTCCTGCACGGCCGTGCCGACGGCGCCCTGGCCGGGGGCCAGCCGAACCCGCTTGGCGGCTTCTTCCGGGTACCCCTCGGCGTAGGCGATGCGCAGCCCGCTCTCGTCCTCGTCCATCAGGTAGACGGAGAACACGTCGAAGTTGGTCAGCCGCGAAATCAGGCGCGGGATGGTGCTCAGCAGCTCGTCGAGGTGCAGGAATCCCGTCACCTCCCGGCTGAGCGCGAACAGCGTCGCGAGCCGTTCCTGGTCGGACGGCCGGACCGACGCGCCGTTCGGCCCAGGAGTGGCGGCAGCGCTCATCGACGCTGGGAGGCCGGCTTCGCCGCCTGGCCGGAGACGTGCCCGGTCACCCAGTCGTGGATGCGGGTGAGCCGGTCCTGCTGGTGGAAGTACTCGCTGATGCCGTGCCCTTCGCGCGGGTAGAACACGAGCTCGGTCTCCTTGCCCCGATCCTTCAATCCCCGATAGAGCTCGAGCGACTGTCCCGTCGGGACGCGTTGATCGTTTCCCCCGTGGAGGATGAGGGTCGGCGTCGTCACGCGGTCGATGTGGCTCATGGCCGAGCGATTGACGTAGAGCGGCAGCGTCTCCTTCCCGGCGATGCCGCCGAAGTATCCGACCAGCACGTTGGGGATGTCGTTGGTGCCGTACATGCTCCAGAGATTGGTGAGGCCGGCGCCGACCATCGCGGCCTTGTAACGCGTCGTCTGCGTGATCGACCAGGCGGTCATGTAGCCGCCGTAGCTCCAGCCGATCAGGGCCAGCCGGTCCTTGTCGGCGATGCCACGCGCCACCAGCGCGTCCACGCCCGTGTCGATGTCCCGGAAGTCACCGCCGCCCCAATCCGCGACGTTGGCGCGCAGGAACTTCTCGCCGTAGTTCGTGCTGCCGCGGGGGTTCGGGTAGAACACGGCCCACCCTTCGCCGGCCCAGACCTGGCCGCCTTCGAGGCCGCCGACGCGGTAGTTGTCCACGTACGCGCCGGCCGGACCACCGTGAACCACGACGAGCAGGGGATAGCGCTTGGCCGGGTCGTAGCCGACGGGCTTCAGCAGGACGCCTTCCACGGCCACGCCGTCCGTGCTCTTCCACGTGACGACTTCGGTCTCGCCGAGCTGGAACTGGCGCGCTTCGGGGTTCACGTCCGACACCCGGCGCGGCGAGACGAACCGGGCGTCGGCCACGTAGACGTCCGCCGGGGCCGTCGGCGAGTCCATCGTGAGCGCGACCCTCGACCCGTCCCGGCTGAACGTGCCGATCTGCAGCGTCTTGCCCTTCGTGAGTTGGGAGGCGTCGCCCGATGCGACATCCAGCATCCACGCCTCGTTGTAGGCGCGCGTCCCCGCCGTGAAGACCAACCTTGTGGAGTCAGGGGTCCAGTGCAGGCTTCCGGGGTCCACCGTGAGCTGCCCTGTCGCGTCGCGGGTCTGCTTCGAGGCGAGGTCGTAGATCATGATCCGCGACTGCCCCACCGTTCCAGGCGGTGTGCCGTCGCCGATGGCGGGCGCCGTGACCGGTTCCGACAGGTAGGCCAGCGATCGTCCATCGGGAGAGAAGCGGGGATTGCTGTCGGGCCCGAAGTTGGCGCTGACCTTTTCAAGCGCGCTCGTGGCCGTGTCGGCGATGTAGACGTCGCGGCGGCCGTCGCGGAGCAGCGCCGAGGGGCCGGCGGCGAAGGCCACACGGGTGGAGTCGGGCGACCACGAGAGCGCGCCCTGAATGGTGACGTCGGTGCCGCTCGTGACACGCGCGGCGCCCTTGGTATCCAGGTCGACGATCCACAGGTGGACGGGACGGGACGGCCGCTCGAACTGCCGTTCGTCGTCGCGGCGTTCCACCGCGGCCTTCTCGTCGGCCGTCTCGGCGTCGGCGACGGTGAACGCCACGTGCCGGCTGTCCGGCGCCCACGCGTACTGCTCGACATCGGCGGCCGCGGACGTGAGGGCCCAGGCTTCGCCGCCGTCGCTCCGCATCACCCAGATTTGGGACGTGCCCGGCTCGCTGGCGTGTCCGCGCGCCGCAACGAAGCTCATGTAGCGGCCATCCGGCGACCAGGACGGCTGGGTTTCGCGTTCCCCGAACGTGATCTGGCGCGCCGGGACACTGGCGTCGGCGGGAGCCTTCCAGACGTGGCTTCGGCTCTCCTTCTTGCCGCCCTTGCCGTCCTGCCACTCGCGCACCACGAACAGCACGGCGTCGCCCGCGGGGGAGATGGCGGGCGCGGACACGGCCCGCAGCGCCAGCACGTCGTCGAAGGTGACGGGACGCTCCTGCGCGAGCGATGCAGACGGCAACGCGAGGGCGGCAACCAGAGTGCAGGCGGCGATGCGCACGTCGTCCTCCCGGCGCGGCACGACGCGCGCCAAACGTGCAGTATAGAGCGTTCTCGCCCCGCAGCGTTCGGGCGTGGGATACTACGGGCGCCCGTGGACTCGCTGACCCTTCCGCTCGACCAGGCGGCCATCGCCCGCATCCTTCCACACCGCTATCCATTCCTGCTGGTGGATCGCATCACGGCGTTCGAACCCGACGTGCGCATCGTGGGAGTGAAGAACGTCACGGCCACCGAGCGGTACCTGTCGCCGCCGGACGAGCAGGGACGCCAGGTGCTGCCGCCGACGGTGTTGACGGAGGCCATCGCGCAGGTCGGGGGCATCCTGATCCTGGCCAAGCCGGAACATGCCGGGCACCTCGTCTACTTCCGGGGCATCGAACGCGTTCGCTTCAAGAGCCACGCGGTGCCCGGCGATTCGATCGACATCGAGGTCCGCGTCGTCCGGCTCAGGAGCCGCATGGGCGTTCTGACGGGGTTCGCGAGGGTCGGCGACCGGCTCCTCGTTCGGGGAACGATGACGTTCGCGATGGGACCCAAGGCCGACGGCACGTCCAGCCACGAGGGCTGAGCCCGGGCGTCAGGTCGAGGGCCGTCCGCGGTACAGCACGCGGCCGAACCGCCGGTGCCATGTGGTGAACTCGGGATCGGTGCCGGTTTCGTCGAGCGCCTGCCGCACCTGGTGCAGCTTCGCGTCGAGGTCGTCGACGGCCGCCAGGATGAACGCCTCGACGCTCTTCGGCTCCACGGGCGAGCCCCTGTCCCTGGCGCCGTGGTGGGCCACGACCAAGTGCTCGAGTTCGGCGCGCAGGTCGTCGGGGAAGCCGCTGATCCCCTTCACGGCCTCGCGCACCATCACGAGCCCGAGCGCGATGTGTCCGATGAGGTTGCCGTCGCGG includes:
- a CDS encoding GAF domain-containing protein, translated to MRRPIVRWSVFVTSVAVAAGCCYWAVRLEQRAAEQRRVQTAATADGRAIQGALTDARRALSAMASPGQAAVSWSRQATTSIEAVRSRLGTLSGVEGAAALKGLSERLDRLTDAETRVRDNAVGGRPLMASDVAFGEALPHVDAIDSQVADTVSAISNGADRAVAAARDGQLAALAGALAALGLAALILVPVPGRREPSSTESEAPATEPARGTLDLSLRPADAPPSKAMPARPAPDLAPLAALAAVCDGLAGLARGDELPAMLDQARTALAARGLAVWLTDGDRTALQVVASAGYDVRVVRRFPAVLVSDNNPTSRAYATGGPVVTAAGAGQPAAVTVPIKGARGTAGVLSAELIDGRIGDDETVARARIVAAQLAGLVEPLPRRERQDAPPAERAENA
- a CDS encoding PDZ domain-containing protein, encoding MKRHRTVVITGLLATAVAVAVAGLAARTGDGQTWSTRGERTDQPDGRRGTGVFIAGDGERQVFALDGRGSQLGVMVSDADEAGARGVRVDEVQEDSAAARAGVKEGDVVLEFDGEQVRSARQFSRLVQETPSGRSVQMTVRRGTARQTFDITPQNAEFGWTARLGPQIREELERSLPRLRELPELAGPAFNFRFDGRPALGGRARLGVQVETLGDQLADYFGATSGGVLVASVTDDSPAVRAGVKAGDVITTVNGTSVRDARGLMDALAAAPESGEVTLDIIRDRKPVTLKATIDRPASEQRRRSRRPA
- a CDS encoding glutamine synthetase family protein; the protein is MDRKAEILERAGREGVKFLRLQFTDILGVVKNVEVPDRQFADALDGQVLFDGSSIEGFVRIEESDMYLKPDLDTFQVLPWPDASGAKVGSVTCDIANPDGSPFEGCPRSALKRAIARARVMDFRMVAGPEAEFFLFQRADSGPTTVTHDTAGYFDLAPVDKGEDVRREIVLALEQMGFTVEAAHHEVAPGQHEVDFRYDDVLRTADNISTFRFIVKNVAQRNGLHATFMPKPIFGVNGSGMHTHQTLRKGEANAFFDPDREWQLSAACLHYIGGLLRHARAYCAVTNPLVNSYKRLVPGHEAPTAVAWSERNRSPLVRVPAARGDATRVELRLPDPSCNPYLALTLMLRAGIDGIVHEMDPGPPVNKNIFKMSHRERRHLRIDDLPSTLAEALDELEKSELVRDALGDHIFAHFLAAKRDEWDAYIRHVSPWERDRYLSVY
- the atpB gene encoding F0F1 ATP synthase subunit A, whose translation is MEQLEHPSPLVDLVNALLGPAGIHVPDYLVFCALIVLFLGAIGLIVRSRLSVENPGKLQIVLEDVVGFLVEQLENLMPHKGKKFLPVVGTVFLFILIGNLMGQIPGLGAPTSNVNVPFALALVAWLYYHFEGVKAQGIVSYLLHFAFPPGVPKVMAPLMLPIEIISHLSRVMSLTLRLFGNIFGEHLVVLIIGSIVPFIAPLPIQALGLIVGPLQAFIFMILTAIYLSAATAVDEHH
- a CDS encoding GAF domain-containing protein, which encodes MSAAATPGPNGASVRPSDQERLATLFALSREVTGFLHLDELLSTIPRLISRLTNFDVFSVYLMDEDESGLRIAYAEGYPEEAAKRVRLAPGQGAVGTAVQEQRSILLNDVAEDSRYLAIVPNVRSTLVVPLRYKGKAIGALNLLSGRLGAFDESDEAMLRAFGAPVAQAIVNARLFASEREYADTMEMLAEVGHEMSAILDLDELLTRVAHLVKRVIDYRTFGIALLTEATGLIEFKVAIHYGEGADTSAVRVGEGLLGYAVQHKEIVLVPDVSKDPRYINAVPDAKSELVVPLLVKDRCIGAFDLESPELNAFSKRHVEVLKLLAAEAAVAIENARLWEALSENEERLEKELRFAQRVQMAMLPRELPKRLRSVDVAWRFEPARELGGDLYDFLSPEPNQLIVAVGDVSGKGVPAALYSVFAGEVVRGRTYRRRAMPNRTGPGPTLTSINRILHERQLEEYYCTLCYTEFDLRNHTATLANSGLPFPIRCSADGAVCEHLALPGVPLGSFGTTTYDEIVVPANAGDVFVFFSDGISETFNGDGAEFGSARIAEIVRDHRDRPAAEIVDRIFESMETFRGDAEQNDDQTAVVVRILS
- a CDS encoding S9 family peptidase, whose product is MARVVPRREDDVRIAACTLVAALALPSASLAQERPVTFDDVLALRAVSAPAISPAGDAVLFVVREWQDGKGGKKESRSHVWKAPADASVPARQITFGERETQPSWSPDGRYMSFVAARGHASEPGTSQIWVMRSDGGEAWALTSAAADVEQYAWAPDSRHVAFTVADAETADEKAAVERRDDERQFERPSRPVHLWIVDLDTKGAARVTSGTDVTIQGALSWSPDSTRVAFAAGPSALLRDGRRDVYIADTATSALEKVSANFGPDSNPRFSPDGRSLAYLSEPVTAPAIGDGTPPGTVGQSRIMIYDLASKQTRDATGQLTVDPGSLHWTPDSTRLVFTAGTRAYNEAWMLDVASGDASQLTKGKTLQIGTFSRDGSRVALTMDSPTAPADVYVADARFVSPRRVSDVNPEARQFQLGETEVVTWKSTDGVAVEGVLLKPVGYDPAKRYPLLVVVHGGPAGAYVDNYRVGGLEGGQVWAGEGWAVFYPNPRGSTNYGEKFLRANVADWGGGDFRDIDTGVDALVARGIADKDRLALIGWSYGGYMTAWSITQTTRYKAAMVGAGLTNLWSMYGTNDIPNVLVGYFGGIAGKETLPLYVNRSAMSHIDRVTTPTLILHGGNDQRVPTGQSLELYRGLKDRGKETELVFYPREGHGISEYFHQQDRLTRIHDWVTGHVSGQAAKPASQRR
- the fabZ gene encoding 3-hydroxyacyl-ACP dehydratase FabZ, which gives rise to MDSLTLPLDQAAIARILPHRYPFLLVDRITAFEPDVRIVGVKNVTATERYLSPPDEQGRQVLPPTVLTEAIAQVGGILILAKPEHAGHLVYFRGIERVRFKSHAVPGDSIDIEVRVVRLRSRMGVLTGFARVGDRLLVRGTMTFAMGPKADGTSSHEG